In Deferribacteraceae bacterium V6Fe1, one genomic interval encodes:
- a CDS encoding 2-oxoacid:ferredoxin oxidoreductase subunit beta (catalyzes the coenzyme A dependent formation of succinyl-CoA from 2-oxoglutarate and ferredoxin), giving the protein MKAMEFNSGKIPVWCPGCGNFAIWNAIKGALADLEISGKDVVNISGIGCSGKMLNHLRTYGFHTLHGRTLPVATGVKLSNHKLTVVVNGGDGDGYGMGVGHFIHAIRRNLDVTYLVHDNHIYGLTTGQASPTTDKGLKSKSTPHGVIDEPLNPLAVALNAGATFVARGYSGEVEHLKELIKAGINYKGFAYIDILQPCVTFGKTYSYEYYDERIYKLDESYDFTNFDNAMKKIWEKEKIALGIIYKKERDEYASLHPQLKDDILLNSTGKLRDISDELARFK; this is encoded by the coding sequence ATGAAGGCTATGGAATTTAATTCAGGAAAAATCCCTGTTTGGTGTCCGGGATGTGGCAATTTTGCAATATGGAATGCCATAAAGGGAGCATTGGCAGACCTTGAAATTAGTGGAAAGGATGTAGTAAATATTTCTGGCATCGGATGCTCAGGTAAGATGCTAAATCATTTAAGAACCTATGGTTTTCATACATTGCATGGTAGAACTCTTCCGGTTGCAACAGGCGTAAAGCTTTCAAATCATAAATTAACAGTTGTAGTTAATGGTGGTGATGGTGATGGCTACGGTATGGGGGTAGGTCACTTTATCCACGCAATAAGAAGAAACCTTGATGTTACTTATCTTGTTCATGATAATCATATTTACGGGCTTACTACCGGGCAGGCTTCACCTACTACGGATAAGGGGCTGAAGAGTAAATCTACTCCCCACGGAGTTATAGATGAACCCCTAAATCCTCTCGCAGTAGCTCTTAATGCCGGAGCAACCTTTGTAGCAAGGGGATATTCTGGCGAAGTAGAGCATTTGAAAGAGCTGATAAAAGCAGGGATTAATTATAAAGGATTTGCTTATATTGATATTTTACAGCCATGTGTGACATTTGGGAAAACCTATAGCTACGAATATTACGATGAGAGAATTTATAAACTTGACGAGTCTTATGATTTTACAAATTTTGATAATGCGATGAAAAAGATCTGGGAAAAAGAGAAAATTGCCTTAGGAATTATTTATAAAAAGGAAAGGGATGAGTATGCTTCTCTTCATCCGCAATTAAAAGATGATATTTTGCTTAATTCTACAGGGAAATTGCGTGATATTTCTGATGAATTAGCGAGGTTTAAATAA
- a CDS encoding 2-oxoacid:acceptor oxidoreductase subunit alpha, producing MSVITWKIGGPAGFGIMSAGPMFAMALKRSGYSVHGYPEYPSIIRGGYNNYHVTFSDKPVFSVYNRCDILVALDKVVFDSETITKNMIVIADFDNIKGTEDLECKKVNIPFKKILKDNELPDIVKNSIALGVSAKILGIDEEILFKLFEENYPAKVLDMNISAAKIGMEFCLDEMKFKAPKGNSNFKDNLLMTGNEAIALGAVKAGLGFYSTYPMTPASSILHYLAKLEEKYGIIVKHTEDEISGIIMAIGASYAGVRAMTGTSGGGLSLMTEGVGLAAITETPLVIALSQRPGPATGMPTWTEQADLKFVLNISQDEFVKIVLTPGDLNELFYMTFEAFNLADRYQVPVFVLTDKFLSESHFCEAIFNDNGLKIDRGFIFEGNSEAPMEFFPRYKEVENGIPMKSNPGTPGGLYKAPGNEHDDFGFVATDSKTRIKNQERRFKKEEFIKKELPLPKLYGPKDAEITFVCWGSTKQPLMEALKHNDKFNFLHFSAINPIDWKQVKNMFKDKNLVAIETNFTGQLASVIAEKTGIVIKDKYLKYDGRPFFVEEIIEYVKRGN from the coding sequence ATGAGTGTGATTACTTGGAAAATCGGCGGACCAGCCGGGTTTGGGATTATGAGTGCCGGGCCAATGTTTGCTATGGCACTAAAAAGGAGCGGATATTCAGTGCACGGCTATCCGGAATATCCTTCAATTATCAGAGGCGGTTATAACAATTATCATGTTACTTTTTCTGATAAGCCTGTTTTTTCCGTTTATAATAGGTGCGATATTTTAGTTGCTCTTGATAAGGTAGTTTTTGATAGTGAGACTATTACGAAAAATATGATTGTTATTGCAGATTTTGATAATATAAAAGGCACAGAAGACTTGGAGTGCAAAAAGGTAAATATCCCTTTTAAAAAGATTTTAAAAGACAATGAGCTGCCTGATATCGTTAAAAATTCTATTGCTCTTGGGGTTTCGGCTAAGATTTTAGGTATTGATGAGGAAATTTTATTTAAACTTTTTGAGGAAAACTATCCGGCTAAGGTTTTGGATATGAATATATCTGCAGCTAAGATAGGTATGGAGTTTTGTCTTGATGAAATGAAATTTAAAGCTCCAAAAGGTAACAGCAATTTTAAAGATAATCTTTTGATGACAGGGAATGAGGCTATTGCACTTGGAGCTGTTAAGGCAGGGCTTGGATTTTACAGCACATATCCGATGACACCTGCTTCTTCAATATTGCACTATTTGGCAAAGCTTGAAGAAAAGTATGGCATAATTGTCAAGCATACTGAGGATGAGATTTCTGGGATTATAATGGCAATAGGTGCTTCTTATGCAGGTGTCAGGGCAATGACCGGCACTTCTGGCGGTGGCTTAAGCCTCATGACTGAGGGGGTAGGGCTTGCGGCAATTACTGAAACACCATTGGTGATAGCACTAAGTCAAAGGCCTGGGCCTGCTACGGGGATGCCGACATGGACAGAGCAGGCTGACTTAAAGTTTGTGTTAAATATCTCTCAGGACGAATTTGTGAAAATTGTTTTGACCCCCGGCGATTTAAATGAATTGTTTTATATGACTTTTGAAGCCTTTAATCTTGCTGACAGATATCAAGTGCCAGTCTTTGTGTTGACTGATAAATTTTTGTCCGAATCACATTTTTGTGAAGCTATATTTAATGATAACGGGTTAAAAATAGATAGAGGGTTTATATTTGAAGGGAATAGTGAAGCACCTATGGAGTTTTTTCCGAGGTACAAAGAGGTTGAAAATGGTATACCCATGAAATCAAATCCAGGTACACCCGGTGGTCTTTATAAAGCTCCGGGTAATGAACATGATGATTTTGGTTTTGTGGCTACTGATTCTAAAACAAGAATTAAAAATCAAGAGAGAAGGTTTAAAAAAGAGGAGTTTATCAAAAAAGAGCTTCCACTTCCAAAACTTTATGGCCCAAAAGATGCTGAAATTACTTTTGTATGTTGGGGGTCCACCAAACAACCACTTATGGAAGCATTAAAGCATAACGATAAATTTAATTTTTTACATTTTTCTGCGATTAACCCGATTGATTGGAAACAAGTTAAAAATATGTTCAAAGATAAAAATCTTGTGGCAATCGAAACAAACTTTACAGGGCAACTTGCTTCTGTAATCGCCGAGAAGACGGGTATTGTAATTAAAGATAAGTATTTAAAGTATGATGGTAGGCCGTTTTTTGTGGAAGAGATTATTGAATATGTGAAGAGGGGGAATTGA
- a CDS encoding DUF2156 domain-containing protein, which yields MKSEKLELNHRELLFDRLKQVDTKISEYSFANLFLFRNNHKYNVVFDDEIFIEGVTYDDKKYIMPTAEVSKIDKNYLKSIAKNYDFIFPIDEKWLNYFDEDFEFTFRDGDTDYIYTVEKISTLKGRKLHKKRNLLKQFITSYEYESRPLLKEYLQDANDILDVWLADIEELPEKTDYFQCKEALNLMDELSVCGIIYYADDEPAGFVLGEEIDEETFVLHFAKGKRKFKGVYQFIYNDFAKRLPKKYKLLNFEQDLGKMALRVAKSSYVPDFMYKKYRVSLK from the coding sequence ATGAAATCTGAAAAATTAGAGCTAAACCATAGAGAGTTGTTGTTTGACAGACTAAAACAGGTTGATACAAAAATTTCCGAATACAGTTTTGCAAACCTGTTTTTATTTCGCAACAATCATAAATATAATGTGGTTTTTGATGACGAAATTTTTATTGAAGGTGTAACATATGATGATAAAAAATATATAATGCCTACCGCTGAAGTTTCCAAAATAGATAAAAATTATTTAAAAAGTATCGCTAAAAATTATGATTTTATATTTCCTATAGATGAAAAATGGTTAAATTATTTTGATGAAGATTTTGAGTTTACCTTTAGAGATGGGGATACCGATTATATTTATACCGTAGAAAAGATATCAACCCTTAAGGGTAGGAAGCTTCATAAAAAGAGAAATTTGCTTAAACAGTTTATTACAAGCTATGAATATGAATCAAGGCCATTGTTGAAAGAGTATCTGCAAGATGCAAATGATATTTTGGATGTATGGCTTGCAGATATTGAAGAATTGCCGGAAAAGACCGATTATTTTCAATGCAAGGAAGCATTAAATCTTATGGATGAACTATCAGTTTGTGGTATTATATACTATGCTGATGACGAGCCGGCAGGTTTTGTGTTGGGAGAAGAGATTGACGAGGAAACATTTGTGCTGCACTTTGCAAAAGGTAAAAGAAAGTTTAAGGGGGTATATCAATTTATATATAATGACTTTGCGAAAAGATTGCCTAAAAAATACAAACTGTTAAATTTTGAGCAGGATTTAGGTAAAATGGCTTTAAGGGTAGCAAAATCATCATATGTCCCTGATTTTATGTATAAAAAATATAGAGTAAGTTTAAAATAA
- a CDS encoding MATE family efflux transporter, with the protein MVNKNIVNLLVKSWSVSWPMILIMVFEFFISLTDVYIAGKVGKEVQASIGLVSQIYFIFIVVANAITVGSVSLISRLFTASDKKELSSAIYSILVATGFFGVILSMLGIFLSGPIINSLKIPQSVKLYAAPLIQIYAFGLMFHYFLVNTNGILRATAKIKISLLSMGVAAVTNIMLNFLFVFYTPLGFRGIALSTVIGVFLAALINMYNIKKFLVHKSFVVKFVRRVFKIGWPSGVLQISWQFGSTVLFLIIASLPEKSVDVMAAFTNGLRIEAAIFLPAFAFNMANAVLVGNILGENKKEDAFKSGFYTAIMGTVLIAVITLIIIVFARNIAGFLSDNANVVKESVTYLYISMISEPFMAFGVILSGGLNGAGDTKSVMIRIIASLWLIRIPLAFILGIVLNYGPAGIWWSMNISIFIQCFLIGRHYFKRRWLLNEI; encoded by the coding sequence ATGGTGAATAAAAACATAGTAAATTTGTTGGTTAAAAGCTGGTCGGTGAGCTGGCCGATGATACTTATTATGGTGTTTGAGTTTTTTATTAGTCTTACGGATGTATATATTGCTGGTAAAGTGGGGAAAGAGGTTCAAGCATCTATAGGCCTTGTATCACAAATTTATTTCATATTTATAGTGGTGGCAAATGCCATTACAGTAGGAAGCGTATCACTGATATCAAGGCTATTTACCGCTTCTGATAAAAAAGAGCTATCTTCCGCAATTTATTCAATACTTGTAGCGACGGGTTTTTTTGGGGTGATTTTAAGTATGCTGGGGATTTTTTTGTCCGGCCCTATCATTAATTCATTAAAAATACCCCAATCGGTAAAACTATATGCGGCTCCTTTGATACAAATCTATGCTTTCGGACTTATGTTTCACTATTTTTTGGTCAATACAAATGGAATTTTGAGAGCGACAGCCAAAATTAAAATATCACTGCTTTCAATGGGTGTGGCTGCGGTGACTAATATTATGCTTAATTTTTTATTTGTTTTTTATACGCCACTTGGATTTAGGGGGATTGCGCTTTCTACGGTAATAGGAGTATTTTTAGCTGCGTTAATAAATATGTATAATATAAAAAAGTTTCTTGTGCACAAGAGTTTTGTGGTAAAATTTGTTAGAAGGGTTTTTAAAATCGGCTGGCCTTCGGGGGTGTTGCAGATAAGTTGGCAATTTGGAAGTACTGTGCTTTTTTTGATAATTGCATCCCTCCCTGAAAAAAGTGTCGATGTAATGGCAGCCTTTACTAACGGTTTAAGGATAGAGGCAGCGATATTTTTACCGGCCTTTGCTTTTAATATGGCAAATGCTGTGTTAGTAGGCAATATTTTGGGTGAAAACAAAAAAGAGGACGCTTTTAAGTCAGGTTTTTATACCGCTATTATGGGGACAGTTTTGATAGCTGTGATTACTTTAATTATAATTGTTTTTGCAAGAAATATCGCAGGCTTTCTTTCTGATAATGCAAATGTTGTGAAAGAGAGTGTCACATATCTTTATATAAGCATGATTAGCGAGCCGTTTATGGCATTTGGAGTTATTTTGTCCGGCGGGTTGAATGGTGCTGGGGATACAAAAAGTGTTATGATAAGAATAATCGCAAGTTTGTGGCTTATAAGAATTCCTCTTGCTTTTATATTAGGAATTGTTCTAAATTATGGACCGGCGGGAATTTGGTGGAGTATGAATATTTCTATTTTCATACAATGCTTTTTGATAGGAAGACATTATTTTAAAAGAAGGTGGTTATTAAATGAAATCTGA
- the ccsA gene encoding cytochrome c biogenesis protein CcsA, translated as MLYSINIFFYIVSFLLILFHFFHNNRKLYLSSQIAMFISVSLNIVNFILRWARLSEFPSNSLFDVLNLVMLFLGVGYLVMFAKYRRPFILLFVLPFIIASGIGGFISENIVYHSKPLSTFWIYIHLPLTIGGTAFFLIAALAGILYFLQERQLKNKNFGLIFKNFPPLETINNINIFALYTGFVLFSGGIVSGIIWGLLEWNGTLMLTSKLVFSFITWIVFAVIIIVKKTKGLTPKKTATLSIIGILLILLTYHGVATFLLR; from the coding sequence ATGCTGTACAGCATAAATATATTTTTTTATATAGTTAGTTTTCTTCTTATTTTGTTTCACTTTTTTCATAACAATAGAAAATTATATTTATCTTCGCAAATAGCAATGTTTATTTCAGTAAGTTTAAACATTGTCAACTTTATTTTAAGATGGGCAAGATTAAGTGAGTTTCCATCCAACAGCCTATTTGATGTGCTTAATCTGGTAATGCTTTTTCTTGGTGTTGGATACCTGGTAATGTTTGCAAAATACCGCAGACCATTTATATTATTATTTGTATTGCCTTTTATAATTGCTTCAGGGATAGGCGGTTTTATTTCAGAAAATATTGTTTATCATTCTAAGCCTTTATCAACATTTTGGATTTATATACATTTACCTCTGACAATAGGTGGTACAGCATTCTTTCTTATAGCAGCACTTGCGGGAATTTTATATTTTCTACAAGAAAGGCAACTTAAAAATAAAAATTTCGGACTTATTTTTAAAAACTTTCCGCCACTTGAAACTATTAATAATATAAATATTTTCGCTCTATACACAGGGTTTGTGCTGTTTTCTGGGGGCATAGTTTCCGGAATAATCTGGGGGCTTCTCGAGTGGAATGGCACTTTGATGCTAACCTCGAAATTAGTTTTTTCATTTATAACTTGGATAGTGTTTGCAGTAATTATAATTGTAAAAAAAACAAAGGGGCTTACACCGAAAAAAACAGCTACTTTAAGTATAATAGGCATTTTACTAATTTTACTCACATATCACGGTGTAGCTACATTTTTATTAAGGTGA
- a CDS encoding glutamyl-tRNA reductase, whose product MQLAVVGLNHNTASVELRECLAVPQERIEQIYSDILKNERIYEALILSTCNRVEYYIVTDDFLCNVESVLKIVAEESKIQLDELKNHTYTYCGRDAIKHLFKVACGLDSLVLGEPQIFGQVKDAFANAKIYGKVDRFLKKLEESTIKIAKKVRTDTKIAENPVSVSYAAVELAKKIFGSLKNKSALIIGAGEMCELAAKHLSTTDISSIVITNRTFQKAEALAKEVSGVAKPFSNINEYLVDADIIISSTGAPDYIVRYDDVKSIMQKRKYSPMFFIDIAVPRDIDPKINEIENTYVYDIDDLKSVVEANKKAREKEAVKAMEMVEEAVDSFFGWVKSLKIVPTIKNLRLYFEEIKNNELIRLKEKHKNMDETLLNYALTSYLNKVLHTPLTNLKNLGAGSEKYTLAEAVEILFNLKGE is encoded by the coding sequence ATGCAATTAGCAGTTGTCGGACTTAATCATAATACAGCTTCAGTCGAGCTTAGAGAATGCTTGGCCGTGCCACAAGAGAGGATAGAGCAGATATATTCCGATATCCTCAAAAATGAAAGGATATACGAAGCCCTTATACTTTCAACTTGCAATAGGGTGGAATATTACATAGTTACAGATGACTTTTTATGCAATGTTGAAAGTGTCCTCAAAATAGTTGCAGAAGAAAGTAAAATTCAACTTGATGAGCTTAAAAATCACACTTATACCTATTGTGGCAGAGATGCGATAAAGCATCTCTTTAAAGTTGCTTGCGGGCTGGATTCTCTTGTACTTGGTGAACCACAAATTTTTGGACAGGTAAAAGATGCGTTTGCAAATGCAAAAATTTACGGAAAAGTTGACAGATTTTTAAAGAAACTTGAAGAATCAACAATAAAAATTGCAAAAAAGGTAAGGACTGACACTAAAATTGCAGAAAACCCTGTTTCCGTCAGTTATGCTGCCGTAGAGCTTGCCAAAAAGATATTTGGCAGTCTTAAAAACAAATCTGCCCTTATTATTGGCGCCGGTGAAATGTGTGAACTTGCCGCCAAACACCTTTCCACAACTGATATCAGCTCGATTGTAATTACCAATAGGACTTTTCAAAAGGCAGAGGCCCTTGCCAAAGAAGTTTCAGGGGTAGCAAAGCCATTTTCAAATATTAATGAGTATCTTGTTGATGCGGATATTATTATCAGCTCTACCGGTGCTCCGGACTACATCGTAAGATATGATGATGTAAAATCTATCATGCAAAAGAGAAAATATTCACCTATGTTTTTTATAGATATTGCAGTACCAAGAGATATTGACCCTAAAATAAACGAAATTGAAAATACATATGTATATGACATTGACGATTTAAAATCTGTTGTAGAGGCGAATAAAAAGGCTCGTGAGAAGGAAGCTGTCAAAGCAATGGAGATGGTTGAAGAAGCGGTGGACAGCTTTTTTGGTTGGGTAAAATCGCTAAAAATTGTTCCTACTATAAAAAATTTAAGACTGTACTTTGAAGAGATAAAAAATAATGAACTAATCCGCTTGAAAGAGAAACATAAAAACATGGATGAAACTTTGCTTAATTATGCACTCACGTCATATTTAAATAAGGTGCTGCACACTCCGTTGACAAATTTAAAAAACCTCGGGGCTGGCTCCGAGAAATATACATTGGCTGAGGCAGTTGAAATATTATTTAATTTAAAAGGAGAATAA
- the hemC gene encoding hydroxymethylbilane synthase, protein MEKLVIGTRGSKLALWQSNYIKSLIEERYENIKVELKIIKTQGDKILDTPLAKIGGKGLFVKEIENALLDGSADIAVHSMKDVPMELPEGLILFATPLREEPNDAFLSVKFNSIRELPKNAVVGTSSLRRKLQLLKLREDLIIKDLRGNVDTRIRKLVDGEFDAIILAKAGLNRLKMTDYIKETISIEDILPAVCQGTIGIELRENDKKTQEIVSFINHETTMIRTKCERAYLKKLQGGCQVPIAGFSQITDDKIYLKALLSSLDGKTHIYEEGFSSIDKAEELGKSIAEKILNSGGKEILEEVYS, encoded by the coding sequence ATGGAAAAGTTAGTTATCGGCACAAGAGGAAGCAAATTAGCCCTGTGGCAATCAAACTATATTAAAAGTCTTATAGAAGAAAGATATGAAAATATAAAGGTTGAGCTTAAAATAATAAAAACTCAAGGGGATAAGATTTTGGATACCCCTCTTGCAAAAATCGGTGGTAAAGGGCTTTTTGTCAAAGAGATAGAAAATGCTCTGCTTGATGGCAGTGCGGATATAGCCGTCCACAGTATGAAAGATGTCCCTATGGAGTTGCCTGAGGGGCTAATCCTTTTTGCGACACCATTAAGGGAAGAACCAAACGATGCTTTTTTATCTGTCAAGTTCAACAGTATTAGAGAATTACCCAAGAATGCAGTAGTTGGCACAAGCAGCCTAAGGCGTAAACTGCAACTTTTAAAGCTAAGAGAAGATCTCATTATCAAAGATTTAAGAGGTAATGTGGATACCAGAATAAGAAAATTGGTTGATGGGGAGTTTGATGCCATCATCCTTGCCAAAGCAGGGTTAAACAGGCTTAAAATGACAGACTACATAAAAGAAACCATATCCATTGAAGATATACTTCCTGCAGTTTGCCAAGGGACAATCGGCATAGAGCTGAGGGAAAATGACAAAAAAACACAAGAAATAGTTTCCTTTATAAACCACGAAACCACTATGATAAGGACAAAATGTGAGAGAGCATATCTTAAAAAATTACAGGGCGGATGCCAAGTGCCTATTGCCGGCTTCTCGCAGATAACTGACGATAAAATTTACTTGAAGGCGCTGCTTTCCTCCCTTGATGGCAAAACACACATTTATGAAGAAGGCTTTTCTTCAATAGACAAGGCCGAAGAGTTAGGAAAAAGCATTGCTGAAAAAATATTAAACAGCGGCGGAAAAGAAATTTTAGAAGAAGTTTACTCGTAA
- a CDS encoding uroporphyrinogen-III synthase, protein MKNILVTRQAEQSVDFINLLSKNLFYPFLLPMIETIGVDFVTKKQVYDYIIFSSTNAAKFFFLKSKAKGVKYIAVGSSTAKYLDTFGVNAFTPKDEFSAEGLIEYFRDIDIKDANILIPTPEKHSDSLKNFLVSNGALVETVVVYKTDEVKYPTGHLNNFLLENNIDTVTFASPSAAKSFFSNAEKNKDIYNLKYISIGKTTYSFLKENYNIQSHYPDKYTVEGIVELLNDIRRKK, encoded by the coding sequence ATGAAAAATATTTTGGTAACAAGACAAGCCGAACAATCTGTTGACTTTATTAATCTACTTTCGAAGAACTTATTTTACCCTTTTCTGTTGCCAATGATTGAGACAATCGGCGTTGACTTTGTTACAAAAAAGCAGGTCTATGATTACATAATTTTCAGCAGCACAAATGCGGCAAAATTTTTCTTTTTAAAATCAAAGGCCAAAGGGGTAAAATATATTGCCGTAGGCAGCTCAACTGCAAAATATTTGGATACTTTCGGGGTTAATGCGTTTACACCAAAGGACGAGTTTTCAGCTGAAGGTCTGATAGAATATTTTAGAGACATTGATATTAAAGATGCAAATATTTTGATACCTACCCCTGAAAAACACTCCGATTCACTTAAAAATTTCCTCGTTTCAAATGGAGCATTGGTTGAAACCGTAGTGGTTTATAAAACAGATGAGGTTAAATATCCGACAGGGCATTTAAACAATTTTCTTTTGGAAAATAATATAGATACAGTTACATTTGCTTCACCTTCTGCAGCTAAAAGTTTTTTTTCTAATGCTGAGAAAAATAAAGATATATATAATTTAAAGTACATATCCATTGGCAAAACAACATATAGTTTTTTAAAAGAAAACTACAATATACAGTCACATTATCCTGATAAATATACTGTAGAGGGTATTGTGGAGCTTTTAAATGATATTAGGAGGAAAAAATGA
- the hemB gene encoding porphobilinogen synthase, translating into MSFPVVRPRRLRKNEIIRSLVRETKLTLDDLIQPLFVTEFDGVKKEIASMPGIYQMDIENTVKECIELEKLGIKAIILFGIPKHKDEMGSEAYNDNGIIQKAIKAIKENCKNLYVITDVCMCEYTSHGHCGIIKDGDVNNDETLKYLALEALSHAKAGADMVAPSDMMDGRIAAIRDILDGNGFENIPIMSYSAKFASAYYGPFRDAAESTPQFGDRRSYQMDSANRLEAIRESELDLMEGADILMVKPALAYLDIIRETKDTYNVPLAAYNVSGEYSMIMGAIERGWFDKNRIILETLTSIKRAGADLILTYFAKEVAKIL; encoded by the coding sequence ATGAGTTTTCCGGTAGTAAGACCAAGAAGATTGAGAAAAAATGAGATCATAAGAAGTCTTGTAAGAGAAACAAAACTGACCCTTGATGATTTAATACAACCGCTTTTTGTAACCGAATTTGATGGGGTAAAAAAAGAGATAGCGTCAATGCCTGGTATCTACCAAATGGATATAGAAAATACTGTTAAAGAATGTATCGAGCTTGAAAAGTTGGGAATAAAAGCAATAATCCTTTTTGGAATACCAAAGCATAAAGATGAAATGGGGAGCGAAGCATACAACGATAATGGAATAATTCAAAAAGCGATAAAAGCAATTAAGGAAAATTGCAAAAATCTATATGTCATTACCGATGTATGTATGTGTGAATACACAAGCCACGGCCACTGCGGAATCATTAAGGACGGAGATGTAAACAATGACGAAACTCTAAAATATCTTGCACTTGAAGCACTGAGTCATGCAAAAGCAGGGGCTGATATGGTGGCTCCAAGCGATATGATGGACGGAAGGATAGCTGCCATCAGAGATATTTTGGATGGTAACGGATTTGAAAATATTCCGATTATGAGCTATTCAGCCAAATTTGCTTCAGCTTATTACGGGCCATTCAGAGATGCTGCAGAAAGTACACCTCAGTTTGGAGATAGGAGAAGCTATCAAATGGATTCGGCCAACAGACTTGAAGCAATAAGGGAGTCAGAGCTTGATTTGATGGAGGGAGCAGATATTTTAATGGTAAAACCTGCTCTTGCTTATCTTGATATTATCAGAGAAACAAAAGATACCTACAATGTGCCTTTGGCAGCTTACAACGTAAGCGGCGAATATTCTATGATTATGGGTGCAATTGAAAGAGGATGGTTTGACAAAAACAGAATTATTTTGGAAACTCTGACATCTATAAAAAGAGCCGGAGCTGACCTCATATTAACTTATTTTGCAAAAGAGGTTGCTAAAATTTTATGA
- a CDS encoding DUF815 domain-containing protein: MNLNESLAFRWLSDKLEPIEIKAHNKLDNLLCIDRQKNLAIKNVNSFVNGGPFLNMLLWGEKGCGKSSLIKSLGLKFKNDGLKIVEYLDDNIVAIFKLFKIVDNYPQYKFIVYFDDISFDEDDIVFRRFKSAIEGSLQDPPENVMFVVTSNRRHLIAERSADTNDIYSRDDINEKSSLFARFGLTIGFYPLKKSEYLDIVRFYLKQFGINENEELLKEAENFAIERGGRSGRIAKQFAVYRLISE, translated from the coding sequence ATGAATTTAAATGAAAGCCTCGCATTCAGATGGTTAAGCGACAAATTGGAGCCTATAGAAATAAAGGCCCACAATAAGCTGGATAATTTGCTGTGTATAGACAGGCAAAAAAACCTTGCAATCAAGAACGTCAACTCTTTTGTTAACGGTGGTCCCTTCTTAAATATGCTATTATGGGGGGAAAAGGGGTGTGGTAAATCGTCATTAATCAAGTCATTAGGCTTAAAATTTAAAAATGACGGATTAAAAATAGTCGAATACCTTGATGATAATATTGTAGCCATCTTCAAGCTTTTCAAAATTGTCGATAATTATCCTCAATACAAATTTATTGTTTACTTTGACGATATCTCTTTTGATGAAGACGATATTGTATTCAGGAGATTTAAATCTGCCATAGAAGGGAGTCTTCAAGACCCTCCTGAAAATGTAATGTTTGTAGTTACTTCTAACAGACGTCACCTTATTGCCGAAAGGTCAGCAGATACGAATGATATTTACTCAAGGGATGATATTAATGAAAAATCCTCTCTTTTTGCAAGATTCGGGCTTACAATAGGATTTTATCCACTTAAAAAGAGTGAATATCTTGATATTGTAAGATTTTATCTAAAACAATTTGGTATTAATGAAAATGAAGAACTACTTAAAGAGGCTGAAAATTTTGCAATCGAAAGGGGTGGCAGAAGCGGCAGGATAGCTAAGCAGTTTGCTGTTTACAGGCTGATTTCGGAATGA